From Rudanella lutea DSM 19387, a single genomic window includes:
- a CDS encoding AraC family transcriptional regulator: MKPQLLKVPLLADNSFSVRRDVTPYFYNRWHYHPEIELVYIESGSGTQFVGDSIQHFGPGDVLLVGANLPHYWRCDEVYFARQEGLFAQATVVHFRPDFWGDVFMGLPENRLLGGLLEKARQGLRVQGHCRDQVVAGLRHLAGSAGIDRLIRLLQILALLAQSDELEVLCRNGYSPVFDDADTDRINQIYAYSLANFGRKISLDEIAAVANISPNSFCRYFKSRNRKSYSQFLLELRIQHACKLLMEGNLSVAQVCYESGFNQFSGFNKYFRQITGKSPTEYRRLVAEK; the protein is encoded by the coding sequence ATGAAGCCCCAACTACTCAAAGTGCCTCTGCTGGCCGACAACTCGTTTAGTGTTCGTCGGGATGTGACACCTTACTTCTACAATCGCTGGCATTACCACCCCGAAATCGAGCTGGTGTACATTGAGTCGGGCAGCGGCACGCAGTTTGTGGGCGATAGTATTCAGCATTTCGGCCCCGGCGATGTGTTGCTGGTGGGGGCCAATCTGCCGCACTACTGGCGCTGCGACGAGGTGTACTTTGCTCGACAGGAGGGACTCTTTGCTCAGGCAACGGTGGTGCATTTCCGACCCGATTTCTGGGGGGATGTGTTTATGGGGCTGCCCGAAAACCGTTTGCTGGGTGGTCTGCTCGAAAAAGCCCGGCAGGGGCTCCGGGTGCAGGGGCATTGCCGCGATCAGGTGGTAGCGGGACTTCGCCATTTGGCGGGCAGCGCGGGGATAGATCGACTCATTCGGTTGCTGCAAATTCTGGCCCTGTTAGCCCAGTCCGACGAACTGGAGGTCTTGTGCCGGAACGGCTATTCGCCCGTTTTCGATGATGCCGACACTGACCGGATCAACCAGATTTACGCCTACAGTCTGGCTAATTTTGGGCGGAAAATCAGTCTGGACGAGATAGCCGCCGTTGCCAACATCAGCCCGAACTCGTTCTGCCGGTATTTCAAATCCCGCAACCGAAAGTCGTACAGCCAGTTTTTACTCGAACTGCGGATTCAACACGCCTGTAAGCTACTCATGGAGGGGAATCTGAGTGTAGCACAGGTTTGCTACGAGAGCGGTTTCAACCAGTTCTCAGGCTTCAATAAGTACTTCCGGCAAATCACGGGCAAAAGTCCCACGGAGTACCGTCGGTTGGTTGCTGAGAAATAG
- a CDS encoding LutC/YkgG family protein, protein MNSRERILSTVRKSEPNPVALPLVTPPDPVGPLVETFCQSVERIGGQVIRVNDPTRIAAYVRETFVPDVDWVSAVDGLPGTLKLDETLERGHTLAGVELAICEGHLGVAENGAIWVTDDSLPHRALPFLCQYLGLFIAESALVATMHDAYRLLDGRSFDYGVFIAGPSKTADIEQSLVIGAHGPRSLTVFLLADLL, encoded by the coding sequence ATGAATAGCCGAGAACGTATATTGTCTACCGTTAGGAAAAGTGAGCCAAATCCGGTTGCCCTACCGCTGGTAACGCCCCCCGACCCGGTGGGCCCACTTGTCGAGACCTTTTGCCAGAGTGTCGAACGGATTGGTGGGCAGGTGATTCGGGTAAATGACCCTACCCGGATTGCCGCTTATGTGCGCGAAACCTTCGTACCGGACGTGGATTGGGTGAGCGCCGTAGATGGGCTGCCGGGTACCCTGAAGCTTGACGAAACCCTCGAACGGGGCCACACCCTGGCCGGGGTGGAGCTGGCTATTTGCGAAGGGCATCTGGGCGTGGCTGAAAACGGGGCCATTTGGGTCACCGACGACTCACTGCCGCACCGCGCCCTGCCGTTTTTGTGCCAATACCTCGGTCTGTTCATTGCCGAGTCGGCGCTGGTGGCGACTATGCACGATGCCTACCGACTGCTCGACGGGCGTTCGTTTGATTACGGCGTGTTTATCGCTGGCCCCTCCAAAACCGCCGACATTGAGCAGTCGCTGGTAATTGGCGCGCATGGCCCCCGCAGCTTAACTGTTTTTCTTCTTGCCGATTTGCTATGA
- a CDS encoding lactate utilization protein B — protein sequence MSNVVDHATGARQFVADEARTDWHDQTLWFVRQKRDRIAHSLPEWETLRQWASQIKDHALSNLSTYLEQLEANAQANGIQVHWAANADEHNRIVEQIVRQSAKPGGVRVVKSKSMLTEECHLNDYLIRNGILVVDTDLGERIVQLRQEAPSHIVLPAIHLKKTDVSQTFARHLGTDPANSDPQYLTEAARQHLREEFLEATVAITGVNFAVAETGALVVCTNEGNADLGVHLADVHIACMGIEKVIPRQDHLGVFLRLLARSATGQPITTYSSHFVRPRRLPNGKRQAMHLILVDNGRSTQLGRPDFRNSLKCIRCGACFNTCPVYRRSGGHSYHNAVAGPIGSILAPNLDMKKNADLPFASTLCGSCANVCPVKIDIDKQLWLWRQELTRQGMAPVSKTLAMRLMSTVLSSPALYRWSGKIGRRLMRWFPALVNNRLNPWYRGREMPQPPQQSFGEWYHQQSKTHE from the coding sequence ATGTCGAACGTTGTCGATCATGCAACCGGGGCCCGGCAGTTTGTGGCCGATGAAGCCCGCACCGACTGGCACGATCAGACCCTCTGGTTTGTCCGCCAGAAACGGGACCGTATTGCCCACAGCCTGCCCGAATGGGAAACCCTGCGGCAATGGGCCTCGCAAATTAAAGATCACGCCCTCTCGAACCTGAGCACCTACCTCGAACAACTCGAAGCCAACGCGCAGGCCAACGGAATTCAGGTGCACTGGGCCGCCAACGCCGACGAGCACAACCGAATTGTGGAGCAGATTGTGCGGCAATCGGCCAAGCCGGGCGGGGTGCGGGTGGTCAAAAGCAAGTCGATGCTTACGGAAGAGTGTCACCTCAACGACTACCTCATTCGGAATGGGATTCTGGTGGTCGATACAGACCTAGGCGAGCGGATAGTGCAGCTTCGGCAAGAGGCCCCGAGTCACATTGTGTTGCCCGCTATTCACCTGAAAAAGACGGATGTGAGTCAGACATTTGCCAGGCACCTCGGCACCGACCCGGCCAACTCCGACCCGCAATACCTGACCGAAGCCGCCCGCCAACACCTGCGCGAGGAGTTTCTGGAAGCGACCGTAGCCATTACCGGCGTCAACTTCGCCGTGGCCGAAACCGGTGCGCTGGTAGTGTGTACCAACGAAGGCAACGCCGATCTGGGCGTACACCTCGCCGACGTCCACATTGCGTGCATGGGTATCGAGAAGGTGATTCCGCGGCAAGATCACCTCGGCGTGTTTCTGCGGTTGCTGGCCCGGTCGGCAACGGGGCAACCCATTACCACCTATTCGAGCCATTTTGTACGGCCCCGGCGGCTACCCAATGGCAAACGGCAGGCTATGCATTTGATTCTGGTCGACAATGGGCGGAGCACCCAACTCGGCCGGCCCGATTTCCGAAACTCGCTCAAGTGTATTCGGTGCGGGGCCTGTTTCAACACCTGCCCCGTGTACCGGCGCAGTGGCGGGCATAGCTACCACAATGCGGTGGCCGGGCCAATCGGGTCGATTCTGGCCCCAAACCTCGACATGAAAAAGAACGCCGATCTGCCCTTTGCCTCCACGCTCTGCGGCAGTTGTGCCAACGTGTGCCCGGTCAAGATCGACATCGACAAGCAGCTTTGGCTATGGCGGCAGGAACTCACCCGGCAGGGCATGGCCCCGGTTTCCAAAACGCTCGCCATGCGCCTGATGAGCACCGTGCTCAGCTCACCCGCTTTATACAGGTGGTCGGGAAAAATTGGCCGCCGGTTAATGCGCTGGTTCCCGGCCCTTGTCAACAACCGGCTTAACCCGTGGTACCGGGGCCGGGAAATGCCGCAGCCACCCCAGCAAAGTTTTGGAGAATGGTATCATCAACAGTCGAAAACGCATGAATAG
- a CDS encoding (Fe-S)-binding protein has product MRVALFVPCYVDQFYPQVAIAMLRLLQQLGCTVEVPTGQTCCGQPMANAGFNDLSNPCFGQFNRAFRGQKIVVVPSGSCVLHLKEHNPGFDGEIYELCEFLTDVLGVTSLPGGSPSQRGTVRVGLHQSCHGQRGLRLAAMSERNEPSFSKPETLLRMVEGVELVQLSRADECCGFGGTFCVTEEAVSVKMGKDRVADHTRAGADVITGTDMSCLMHLEGILRRQGAAIQVKHIAEVLYGR; this is encoded by the coding sequence ATGCGTGTAGCTTTGTTTGTTCCGTGTTATGTCGATCAGTTTTACCCGCAGGTTGCCATCGCCATGCTTCGGTTGCTCCAACAACTTGGGTGCACAGTCGAGGTTCCGACCGGGCAAACCTGCTGCGGTCAGCCGATGGCCAACGCCGGTTTCAACGACCTGAGCAACCCCTGCTTCGGTCAGTTCAACCGGGCGTTTAGGGGTCAGAAAATCGTGGTCGTGCCGTCGGGCTCGTGTGTGCTGCACCTGAAAGAACACAACCCGGGCTTTGATGGAGAGATTTACGAGCTCTGCGAATTTCTGACCGATGTGCTGGGGGTAACGTCCCTGCCGGGTGGGTCTCCGTCGCAACGGGGTACCGTCCGGGTAGGGCTGCATCAGAGTTGCCACGGGCAACGGGGCCTGCGCCTAGCGGCCATGTCGGAACGTAACGAACCCTCCTTTTCCAAGCCCGAAACCCTGCTGCGCATGGTTGAGGGTGTCGAGCTGGTTCAGCTGAGCCGGGCTGACGAGTGCTGCGGATTCGGGGGTACATTCTGCGTAACCGAAGAGGCCGTGTCTGTAAAGATGGGGAAAGACCGGGTGGCCGACCATACTCGGGCCGGTGCCGACGTCATCACCGGAACCGATATGTCGTGCCTGATGCACCTGGAGGGGATTCTCCGGCGGCAGGGGGCGGCCATTCAGGTCAAACACATTGCCGAAGTGTTGTACGGGCGCTAA
- the fucP gene encoding L-fucose:H+ symporter permease: protein MQTQSRFPFILITALFFLWGFAHNLNPILIPHLKKACELTDLQSALIDAAFFIGYFVTALPAGAFMKRFGYKRGIITGLLVFAAGAYLFYPAAETRQYEQFLFALFVIASGLTFLETAANPYATMLGDPATATQRLNLAQSFNGLAATLAPLAGGLFILSGRTISEADKTRLSPDAFDQLLAAEAETVQVPYLIIGTVVLLVAGIVAFTQLPEIKEEATTATQPGKRSIWQERNLLLGVLTQFFYVGAQVCITSFFIRFVGQAADIDEKAGAYYLSVALLGFMLGRFVGTFLMRYIAPHRLLALYAVINVGLLVLAVFVGGIASVYALIGVGFFMSIMFPTIFALSIAGLGEQTKLGSSLLIMAIAGGALFPLIMGQVSDLTNIRLAYLIPAACFLVVLYFGLTTSAKHTVGAGESLQPVAH from the coding sequence ATGCAGACCCAATCCCGATTTCCGTTTATTCTGATTACGGCTCTGTTTTTCCTGTGGGGATTTGCCCATAATCTGAACCCAATTCTGATTCCCCATTTGAAAAAAGCCTGTGAACTCACCGATTTGCAGTCGGCGCTGATCGATGCCGCCTTTTTTATTGGCTACTTCGTGACGGCCCTGCCCGCCGGGGCGTTCATGAAACGGTTTGGGTACAAACGGGGCATCATCACGGGGCTGCTGGTCTTCGCAGCCGGAGCGTATCTGTTTTATCCGGCCGCCGAAACCCGCCAGTACGAGCAGTTTCTGTTTGCCCTGTTTGTGATCGCCAGCGGGCTCACTTTCCTCGAAACGGCCGCTAATCCCTACGCCACCATGCTTGGCGACCCGGCCACCGCCACCCAACGGCTCAACCTGGCGCAATCGTTCAACGGACTGGCGGCAACCCTGGCCCCGCTGGCCGGGGGATTATTTATTCTGTCGGGCCGCACTATTTCTGAAGCCGACAAGACCCGTTTATCGCCCGACGCGTTCGATCAGTTACTGGCCGCGGAAGCCGAAACCGTACAGGTTCCCTATCTCATTATTGGCACGGTGGTTTTGCTGGTGGCCGGGATTGTGGCCTTTACCCAGCTACCGGAGATTAAAGAAGAAGCCACTACGGCAACGCAACCGGGCAAACGCTCGATCTGGCAGGAGCGCAATTTACTGCTTGGGGTACTCACGCAGTTTTTCTACGTCGGGGCGCAGGTATGCATCACGAGCTTTTTTATCCGTTTTGTAGGTCAGGCGGCCGACATCGACGAGAAAGCAGGAGCCTATTACCTGTCGGTGGCCCTGCTGGGCTTCATGCTGGGCCGGTTTGTGGGTACGTTTCTGATGCGCTACATCGCACCGCACCGGTTGCTGGCTCTCTATGCGGTCATTAACGTCGGCTTGCTTGTGCTCGCTGTTTTTGTGGGGGGCATCGCATCGGTGTATGCGCTCATTGGGGTAGGATTCTTTATGTCGATCATGTTCCCGACCATCTTTGCCCTGAGCATTGCCGGGCTGGGCGAACAAACTAAGCTGGGGTCGTCGCTGCTGATTATGGCCATTGCGGGCGGGGCCCTGTTTCCGCTAATTATGGGGCAGGTTTCTGATCTGACTAATATCCGGCTGGCATATCTCATTCCGGCCGCCTGTTTTCTGGTGGTTTTGTATTTCGGGCTGACCACCTCGGCCAAACACACGGTCGGGGCGGGTGAGTCTCTCCAACCCGTAGCTCACTAA